GTGCTCAAGCTTAGTAAGTTAAAAGATTATGTGGGAGGAAGTGTTTTCTCAATTCCTAGAGATGTTTTACAAGGAATGGATGTCGTTATGAAGGAAAATCCTGCTAGAAACTTGATTCCTGTCGGTCGGAGTTTCCATTGGGCTGAATCTAGTTCAGAGAATGATCTAGGATTTGGCATAACAGCGTCTAGCGGGTTTCAACATAGCCTGAAACCAACCAAGCAAGGATTATCCATGTGCTTAGACTACTCCGTCGTCGCATTTCGTAAGAGATTGCCAGTTTTAGATTTCCTAACTGAACATATTCTGGTTTTAGGATAAATTCAAATTTTCACAAGTTTTAGAGAATATTGAAAAGGCATTGAAAGGATTGAAAGTTATGGTGACTCACCGTCTTACCAATCAAAGGTACGTCGTCGCCGCGTTGACCACGGAATGTACTCAAGATCTTTCGTTCATCCTTGACGACCCTGACAACACGTGTTAGACTAGTAGACTATTTCCGTGAGAGGTATGATAAGGATATTTTGTACAGAGATATTCCTTGTCTTGATTTAGGCAAGAACAATAGGAAGAACTATGTTCCTATGGAGTTGTGTGTCTTAGTTGAAGGACAAATATATCCAAAAGAGCATCTTGATAGAGATGCAGCCAACATGTTAAAGAAGCTTTCGTTGGCCCCACCAAAGGAAAGGgagaagaatatatcaagaatggtCCGATCCGTTGATGGTCCTCTTGGGTATGTAAATTTAAACACTTTTCCTTCTTTagtttttttcatttttttcattaTTTTTTGTTTTGCAGAGGTGGCATTGCTAGAAATTTCGGACTTGAGGTGAACAAGAGCATGACAACAATAGACGGACGTGTTATTGAACCACCTGTGTTGAAGCTAAGTGCACCAAATGGAACACCTGTCAAAGTAACTGTCAATGATAACTTTACATGGAACTTGAAGGGAAGAAAAGTGGTAGAAGGAAGATCAATTGACCGTTGGGCTCTTATTGACCTTACTTTGTTTGATCGTTTCAGGCTGAACACAGACTCATTCGTGTCAAAGCTTATGTCTCGTTGCAAAAGTCTAGGAATGCACATGGAAAAGCCTTTGACTTATCACTCATCCAAAATGAATGTGCTTTCCAATGTCGACGATCTCCGACAACTACTCGAAACTGTTTCTGCTAACAGAAATTTGCAATTTATTCTAATCGTGATGACCCGAAAAGATCCTGGTTACAAGTATCTAAAGTGGATTTCGGAGACGCAAATTGGAGTTGTAACTCAATGTTGCTTATCTATCCATGCTAATGAAGGACGTGATCAGTTTCTTGCTAATCTTGGTCTCAAGATCAATGCCAAACTCGGCGGGAGTAATGTGGAGCTTATGGATAAACTTCCCTATTTCGACGGTGACGACGATCATGTTATGTTTGTGGGGGCAGATGTTAATCATCCTGGAACATGGAACACCACGAGTCCCTCGATAGCAGCTGTTGTCGCCACTGTGAATTGGCCTGCTGCGAATATCTATGCAGCACGTGTTCGGCCGCAGCAACACCGGACAGAGAAGATATTGAATTTCGGAGAAATGTGTACGGAGCTTGTTGAGGCATATGCTAGAAGGAACAGAATCAGGCCTAAAAGAATATTAATCATTCGTGACGGAGTTAGTGAAGGACAATTCCACATGGTTCTCAACGAAGAATTACTCGATATCAAAAAGGCTTTCGAATGATCAACTATTTCCCGACTATCACACTTGTCGTAGCTCAGAAGCGACATCAGACTCGTTTGTTTCCAGAAAACATTCAAAAGGACAATGGTCGCTCAGGAAATGTACCTCCAGGAACGTCGTTGACACGCAGATCGTGCATCCTTTCGAGTTCGATTTCTACCTTTGCAGTCATTATGGAAGTCTAGGAACAAGCAAGCCTACACATTACCACGTGTTGTTTGATGAACATAATTTCAGTTCAGATGACTTGCAGAAGCTTATATACAACATGTGTTTCACTTTTGCTAGATGTACTAAACCGGTTTCGTTGGTCCCACCAGTCTACTATGCTGATCTTGTGGCTTATAGAGGAAGGATGTATCATGAAGCAATGCTGGAGGGATTATTGTCTCCAACTTCTGTAACAGTATCATCGTCTTCTAATAGTAATTCACCTGAATCGTCATTGTCTACCTTGTCGGCATCGTCTTCCGATGAGAGGTTTTACAGGCTGCACGCGGAGCTGCAAAACAATATGTTCTTTGTTTGAACAACTTCCATTTTGGCGTTCTAATATTTTACTCTTCAACAAATGAGGTTGCGTGCAATTCAAGCTATTTGGAATGTAGGCAGACCCTATCCCTTTTCTTTTGAATTGTTTGTTTGTACAAATTTAGATGACATTTTTTTATAGTGATCTCCATGAGATTGTAATTTCTCAACTGTAATGCTGGTTTTTTCACCAAAGAGCAGAAATTGTCATTTACTACTACCTCCGTCTCAAATTACATTATGTTTTCCGTATGTATTAGACGAAGGGAGTAGTTGAACTGTATTATGatatgatatatattatatatatatatatgtattcaattccAACGTGTTACAGAGAATTAGGAAAACCAAGAGGGTGACTAACAATAGTAATTCATGCAAATAGTAAAAAATTGTCGGATACAAGAAACAACAAAATTCAGATACCAATaaaatctatctatatatctaaaatataacataacatgaATAAAAGAAAGCAGAAAAGAATAGGAATGAAGAAAGGAATAGGACTCTAATGAGTTAAAGAGCTGCTGCAAACTGCATTCTCATTGTTTGACATATTGTCTGTAATAGTATCACTCTCTTCCTGTCTTTGTATGTCTCTTCTTCCATCTGGAAACCTCTGTTTGCATTTTAGCTTACTGACTTTACTAACCTTTTGCCTCAGTATATCTCTTCTTACGCTTCCTGGCAAGTTTGTTGACTCTAGGTCCGTTTCAATCGGAAAAATTTCATCACTGAAGTCTAAATTTATTGATATTTTTGACTCGCTG
The sequence above is drawn from the Rutidosis leptorrhynchoides isolate AG116_Rl617_1_P2 unplaced genomic scaffold, CSIRO_AGI_Rlap_v1 contig500, whole genome shotgun sequence genome and encodes:
- the LOC139884109 gene encoding LOW QUALITY PROTEIN: protein argonaute 2-like (The sequence of the model RefSeq protein was modified relative to this genomic sequence to represent the inferred CDS: inserted 5 bases in 4 codons), coding for MERAGGSNREKVPPRDGRRGNGGYYGGSGGGHHGGCDYYYRERSQQPAAGNGETERENYNYHHPAAGGIGAPRSDRDIPKTTQQAHYGYDRPSHGGRRVGGQVNRERRQLSRTSDINVNKRGELRGPPVREAGAHQLPSIPDSSFVVVSDQAPSSLIQSGKKLNPVHRPDDGGKSSIRIAKLRANHFPVKFNPENIIRHYDIDVKPEILPNNGRPIKISKSNLSMIRNKXFADNPTEFPLNMTAYDGEKNIFSAVSLPTGKFKVELSEAEDMNIQSYIFTIKLVKVLKLSKLKDYVGGSVFSIPRDVLQGMDVVMKENPARNLIPVGRSFHWAESSSENDLGFGITASSGFQHSLKPTKQGLSMCLDYSVVAFRKRLPVLDFLTEHILALKGLKVMVTHRLTNQRYVVAALTTECTQDLSFILDDPDXTRVRLVDYFRERYDKDILYRDIPCLDLGKNNRKNYVPMELCVLVEGQIYPKEHLDRDAANMLKKLSLAPPKEREKNISRMVRSVDGPLGGGIARNFGLEVNKSMTTIDGRVIEPPVLKLSAPNGTPVKVTVNDNFTWNLKGRKVVEGRSIDRWALIDLTLFDRFRLNTDSFVSKLMSRCKSLGMHMEKPLTYHSSKMNVLSNVDDLRQLLETVSANRNLQFILIVMTRKDPGYKYLKWISETQIGVVTQCCLSIHANEGRDQFLANLGLKINAKLGGSNVELMDKLPYFDGDDDHVMFVGADVNHPGTWNTTSPSIAAVVATVNWPAANIYAARVRPQQHRTEKILNFGEMCTELVEAYARRNRIRPKRILIIRDGVSEGQFHMVLNEELLDIKKAFEXINYFPTITLVVAQKRHQTRLFPENIQKDNGRSGNVPPGTXVDTQIVHPFEFDFYLCSHYGSLGTSKPTHYHVLFDEHNFSSDDLQKLIYNMCFTFARCTKPVSLVPPVYYADLVAYRGRMYHEAMLEGLLSPTSVTVSSSSNSNSPESSLSTLSASSSDERFYRLHAELQNNMFFV